Proteins encoded in a region of the Streptomyces violaceoruber genome:
- the rmdB gene encoding cyclic Di-GMP phosphodiesterase RmdB — translation MEPTESAAAGSRLRLRRMADAWHVSRWLGQRDGGVPSSVTGTRVPQAVGRPHGHPQGHPHGLVDPDGERHLSWPALPAAVVATAAFVLGAGFYRAFSDGHALFPAGTVGWSLAVLSGIVVGHLVMLGRSRWWGGTGSGAALTLAVLLLYGWIPAGMVSLTVVVLVGIARRGRWRQGVLHGAVDILGIAAGAVVLGVCGSVPSVERPWDPETWGVYAAPKVVLVAVAYLAVTRALLWYIQTPRPGLPTAARTALVRHGLVAVALLGIAPLICVVAVAKPLLLPLFAIPLIALDSTLWIARARAEEQLRDPLTGLPNRQWLLERTWTALDDAERIGARAALMLIDLDRFRSVNDTLGHLAGDRLLLQTADRLRQALPRGAEAARLGGDEFAVLLPVADSTTSATRIARSLVGALSSPMDLDGLTLVLEASAGVAVFPDHALDAEGLLRRADVAMYQAKRDRTGVEVYESKRDSNTPDRLGLLGDLRRALDAHEVQLHYQPKVRFDGQVAGLEALVRWVHPERGKVPPDEFIAIAESSGLMPHLTEYVLETALGQVARWRAQGLFVPVAVNVSPRDVHTPGFAGSVAARLARHGVPAGALQLEITEHVLLEDPQRAADTLNALTGHGVKMSLDDFGTGYSSLVHLRRLPVSELKIDRSFVARLAIDNEDAEIVRCTVDLAHSLGLLVVAEGVEDDETWERLRDLGCDAVQGWLVAAAMPPEETTAWLLARGSRGWVRAAAALPAAASDE, via the coding sequence ATGGAACCGACCGAGAGCGCCGCCGCGGGCTCACGGCTGCGCCTGCGTCGCATGGCGGACGCGTGGCACGTGAGCCGGTGGCTCGGGCAACGCGATGGTGGCGTCCCGTCTTCCGTGACGGGCACCCGCGTGCCGCAGGCCGTCGGCCGCCCCCACGGCCACCCGCAAGGACACCCCCACGGCCTCGTCGATCCGGACGGCGAACGGCACCTGTCCTGGCCCGCGTTGCCCGCGGCCGTCGTCGCGACCGCCGCCTTCGTCCTGGGCGCCGGTTTCTACCGGGCGTTCAGCGACGGACACGCACTCTTCCCGGCCGGCACCGTCGGCTGGTCCCTGGCCGTGCTGTCCGGCATCGTCGTCGGCCACCTGGTCATGCTGGGCCGCTCCCGCTGGTGGGGCGGCACCGGTTCGGGCGCCGCCCTCACCCTCGCCGTCCTGCTGCTGTACGGCTGGATTCCGGCCGGCATGGTCAGCCTCACCGTCGTCGTCCTGGTCGGCATAGCCCGCCGGGGCCGCTGGCGGCAGGGCGTCCTGCACGGCGCGGTGGACATCCTCGGCATCGCCGCGGGCGCCGTGGTCCTCGGCGTCTGCGGCTCCGTACCGTCCGTGGAGCGCCCCTGGGACCCCGAGACCTGGGGGGTGTACGCGGCGCCCAAGGTGGTGCTCGTCGCCGTCGCCTACCTCGCCGTCACCCGTGCCCTGCTCTGGTACATCCAGACCCCGCGCCCCGGCCTGCCCACGGCCGCCCGCACCGCCCTGGTCCGACACGGCCTGGTCGCGGTCGCCCTGCTCGGCATCGCGCCGCTGATCTGCGTCGTCGCCGTCGCCAAGCCGCTGCTGCTGCCGCTGTTCGCCATCCCGCTCATCGCCCTCGACTCCACGCTGTGGATCGCCCGCGCCCGCGCCGAGGAGCAGTTGCGCGACCCGCTCACCGGCCTGCCCAACCGGCAGTGGCTCCTGGAGCGCACCTGGACCGCGCTGGACGACGCCGAGCGCATCGGCGCCCGCGCCGCCCTGATGCTGATCGACCTCGACCGTTTCCGGTCGGTCAACGACACACTCGGGCATCTCGCCGGCGACCGGCTGCTGCTGCAGACCGCCGACCGGCTGCGGCAGGCCCTGCCGCGCGGGGCGGAGGCCGCGCGGCTCGGCGGTGACGAGTTCGCCGTCTTACTGCCCGTCGCCGACTCCACCACGTCGGCGACCCGGATCGCCCGGAGCCTGGTGGGCGCCCTCAGCTCCCCCATGGACCTGGACGGGCTCACCCTCGTCCTGGAGGCCAGCGCCGGCGTCGCCGTCTTCCCCGACCACGCGCTGGACGCCGAGGGACTGCTGCGCCGTGCCGACGTGGCGATGTACCAGGCGAAGCGGGACCGCACCGGCGTGGAGGTCTACGAGTCCAAGCGGGACTCCAACACCCCGGACCGGCTCGGCCTCCTCGGCGACCTGCGCCGGGCCCTGGACGCCCACGAGGTCCAGCTGCACTACCAGCCCAAGGTCCGCTTCGACGGCCAGGTCGCGGGCCTGGAGGCCCTGGTGCGCTGGGTGCACCCCGAGCGGGGCAAGGTGCCGCCGGACGAGTTCATAGCGATCGCCGAGTCCTCCGGGCTGATGCCCCACCTCACCGAGTACGTACTGGAGACGGCGCTCGGCCAGGTCGCCCGGTGGCGCGCCCAGGGGCTGTTCGTGCCGGTCGCGGTCAACGTCTCCCCGCGCGACGTCCACACCCCCGGCTTCGCGGGCTCGGTGGCCGCCCGGCTCGCCCGGCACGGAGTGCCCGCGGGAGCGCTCCAACTCGAGATCACGGAGCACGTCCTCCTGGAGGACCCGCAGCGCGCGGCCGACACCCTCAACGCGCTGACCGGACACGGCGTCAAGATGTCCCTGGACGACTTCGGCACCGGTTACTCCTCCCTCGTCCACCTGCGCAGGCTGCCCGTCAGCGAGCTGAAGATCGACCGCTCGTTCGTGGCCCGGCTGGCCATCGACAACGAGGACGCCGAGATCGTGCGCTGCACCGTCGACCTCGCCCACTCGCTCGGCCTGCTCGTCGTCGCCGAGGGCGTGGAGGACGACGAGACCTGGGAGCGCCTGCGGGACCTCGGCTGCGACGCCGTACAGGGCTGGCTGGTCGCGGCCGCGATGCCGCCGGAGGAGACCACCGCCTGGCTGCTCGCCCGCGGCTCCCGCGGCTGGGTCCGGGCCGCCGCCGCCCTGCCCGCGGCGGCGAGCGACGAGTGA
- the ligA gene encoding NAD-dependent DNA ligase LigA: protein MAGDKQGDKQAETTSVPAEARERHAQLAEQIEEHRFRYYVNDAPVVSDAEFDRLLRTLEELEERHPELRTPESPTQKVAGAYATEFTAVQHPTRMLSLDNTFNDDELAAWFERIARELGEQEYHFLCELKVDGLAVNLTYERGRLVRAATRGDGRTGEDITPNVRTIAEIPDRLAGDKVPDLVEIRGEVYFPMEKFQELNARLNEAGDKPFANARNAAAGSLRQKDPRVTASRPLHMVVHGIGTLEGYSGLTRLSQAYDLLKAWGLPTSPHNRVVDGLDGVREFIAYYGENRHSVAHEIDGVVVKVDEIRLQGRLGSTARAPRWAIAYKYAPEEVNTKLVDIKVGVGRTGRVTPYAQVEPVTVAGSEVEFATLHNQEVVKAKGVLIGDTVVLRKAGDVIPEILGPVADLRDGSEREFVMPAECPECGTPLKAMKEGDIDLRCPNARACPAQLRERVAYLAGRECLDIEHFGGVVAAALTGPLEPSEPPLVDEGDLFDLTVEKLLPIKAYVLDPDSGLPKRDPKTGEEKIATVFANKEGEPKKNTLALLQHIEEAKTRPLARFINGLSIRYVGPVAAQALAREFRSIDRIEQATEEELASTDGVGGTIATAVKEWFAVDWHREIVRKWKAAGVPLEDRSTGEDEGPRPLEGLTVVVTGTLENFTRDGAKEALQSRGAKVTGSVSKKTSFVVVGDNPGSKYDKAMQLKVPVLNEDGFAVLLEQGPEAAADVALSAEE, encoded by the coding sequence GTGGCCGGCGACAAGCAGGGCGACAAGCAGGCGGAGACGACGAGTGTGCCCGCCGAGGCGCGGGAGCGGCACGCGCAGCTCGCCGAGCAGATCGAGGAGCACCGCTTCCGGTACTACGTGAACGACGCGCCCGTCGTCAGCGACGCGGAGTTCGACCGGCTGCTGCGCACCCTGGAGGAGCTGGAGGAGCGGCACCCGGAGCTGCGCACCCCCGAGTCCCCGACCCAGAAGGTCGCCGGCGCCTACGCGACCGAGTTCACGGCCGTGCAGCACCCCACGCGGATGCTCTCCCTGGACAACACCTTCAACGACGACGAGCTGGCCGCCTGGTTCGAGCGCATCGCCCGGGAGCTGGGCGAGCAGGAGTACCACTTCCTGTGCGAGCTGAAGGTCGACGGACTCGCCGTCAACCTCACCTACGAGCGCGGCCGCCTCGTCCGCGCCGCCACCCGCGGCGACGGCCGCACCGGCGAGGACATCACGCCCAACGTCCGCACCATCGCCGAGATCCCCGACCGCCTGGCGGGCGACAAGGTCCCCGACCTGGTGGAGATCCGGGGCGAGGTCTACTTCCCGATGGAGAAGTTCCAGGAGCTCAACGCCCGGTTGAACGAGGCGGGGGACAAGCCCTTCGCCAACGCGCGCAACGCGGCGGCCGGTTCGCTGCGCCAGAAGGACCCGCGCGTCACCGCCTCCCGCCCGCTGCACATGGTGGTCCACGGCATCGGCACCCTGGAGGGCTACTCGGGCCTGACCCGCCTCTCCCAGGCGTACGACCTGCTGAAGGCCTGGGGCCTGCCCACCTCCCCGCACAACCGGGTGGTCGACGGCCTGGACGGCGTACGCGAGTTCATCGCGTACTACGGCGAGAACCGGCACTCCGTCGCGCACGAGATCGACGGCGTCGTCGTCAAGGTCGACGAGATCCGCCTCCAGGGCCGGCTCGGCTCCACCGCCCGCGCGCCCCGCTGGGCCATCGCCTACAAGTACGCGCCGGAAGAGGTCAACACCAAGCTGGTCGACATCAAGGTGGGCGTCGGCCGCACCGGCCGCGTCACGCCGTACGCGCAGGTCGAGCCGGTCACGGTGGCCGGCAGCGAGGTGGAGTTCGCCACCCTGCACAACCAGGAGGTCGTCAAGGCCAAGGGCGTGCTCATCGGCGACACCGTGGTGCTGCGCAAGGCCGGTGACGTGATCCCGGAGATCCTCGGGCCGGTCGCCGACCTCAGGGACGGCAGCGAGCGGGAGTTCGTGATGCCGGCCGAGTGCCCCGAGTGCGGGACGCCGCTGAAGGCGATGAAGGAGGGCGACATCGACCTCCGCTGCCCCAACGCCCGCGCCTGCCCGGCCCAGTTGCGCGAGCGGGTCGCCTACCTCGCGGGCCGGGAGTGCCTGGACATCGAGCACTTCGGCGGGGTCGTGGCGGCCGCGCTGACCGGGCCGCTGGAGCCGTCCGAGCCGCCCCTGGTGGACGAGGGCGACCTCTTCGACCTCACCGTCGAGAAGCTGCTGCCCATCAAGGCGTACGTCCTGGACCCCGACAGCGGGCTGCCCAAGCGCGACCCCAAGACCGGCGAGGAGAAGATCGCCACGGTCTTCGCCAACAAGGAGGGCGAGCCGAAGAAGAACACCCTCGCGCTGCTCCAGCACATCGAGGAGGCCAAGACCCGCCCGCTGGCCCGCTTCATCAACGGCCTCTCCATCCGGTACGTCGGGCCGGTCGCCGCCCAGGCCCTCGCCCGCGAGTTCCGCTCCATCGACCGCATCGAGCAGGCCACCGAGGAGGAGCTTGCGAGCACGGACGGGGTGGGCGGCACCATCGCCACCGCCGTCAAGGAGTGGTTCGCGGTGGACTGGCACCGCGAGATCGTGCGCAAGTGGAAGGCGGCCGGGGTCCCGTTGGAGGACCGGTCGACGGGGGAGGACGAAGGGCCGCGCCCGCTCGAAGGACTCACCGTCGTCGTCACCGGCACCCTGGAGAACTTCACCCGGGACGGCGCCAAGGAAGCCCTCCAGAGCCGGGGCGCGAAAGTGACCGGATCGGTGTCCAAGAAGACGTCGTTCGTCGTGGTCGGTGACAACCCCGGTTCGAAGTACGACAAGGCGATGCAACTGAAGGTGCCGGTTCTGAACGAGGACGGTTTCGCCGTTCTGCTCGAACAAGGACCCGAAGCGGCGGCGGATGTCGCGCTTTCGGCTGAGGAATAG
- a CDS encoding methionine synthase has protein sequence MNDTFAPATGIGSLPGHDAREAAKTATGSFEDFPFLPELPARGPGADMIGRTAGMLVELYARVEPSGWRLGDRPGRDTKRARAWLGEDLDALEEFTQGYEGPLKVQAVGPWTLAAALELRGGEAVLSDPGACRDLAASLAEGLRLHLAEVRRRVPGARVVLQLDEPSLTAVLRGRIRTASGYRTHRAVDRQVVEGSLREVAGVHDGGPVVVHSCAPDVPFALLRRAGVAGVSFDFSLLTERDDDAIGEAVEGGTRLFTGVVPGTDTALSDPAGSVRGVRTLWRRLGLRPELLAEAVTVTPACGLAGASPDYARRALAHCVRAARSLADNPE, from the coding sequence GTGAACGACACCTTCGCCCCCGCCACCGGCATCGGCAGCCTCCCGGGCCACGACGCCCGAGAGGCCGCCAAGACCGCCACCGGCAGCTTCGAGGACTTCCCCTTCCTCCCCGAGCTGCCCGCCCGCGGCCCCGGCGCCGACATGATCGGCCGCACCGCCGGCATGCTCGTCGAGCTGTACGCGCGCGTGGAGCCCAGCGGCTGGCGGCTCGGCGACCGCCCGGGCCGGGACACCAAGCGGGCCCGGGCCTGGCTGGGCGAGGACCTCGACGCCCTGGAGGAGTTCACCCAGGGCTACGAGGGCCCGCTCAAGGTCCAGGCCGTCGGCCCGTGGACCCTCGCCGCCGCCCTGGAACTGCGGGGCGGCGAGGCGGTCCTCTCCGACCCCGGCGCCTGCCGCGACCTCGCCGCCTCGCTCGCCGAGGGCCTGCGCCTGCACCTGGCGGAAGTACGGCGCCGCGTGCCGGGTGCCCGTGTCGTCCTCCAGCTCGACGAACCCTCCCTCACCGCGGTCCTGCGCGGCCGGATCCGCACCGCCAGCGGCTACCGCACCCACCGCGCCGTCGACCGCCAGGTCGTGGAGGGATCCCTCCGCGAGGTCGCCGGGGTGCACGACGGCGGCCCCGTCGTGGTCCACTCCTGCGCGCCGGACGTGCCGTTCGCCCTGCTGCGCCGGGCGGGTGTCGCGGGTGTCTCCTTCGACTTCTCGCTTCTCACCGAGCGTGACGACGACGCCATCGGCGAGGCCGTCGAGGGCGGCACCCGGCTCTTCACCGGTGTCGTGCCGGGCACGGACACCGCATTGTCAGACCCTGCCGGTAGCGTCAGGGGTGTCAGAACGCTGTGGCGCAGGCTGGGGCTGCGTCCGGAGCTGCTCGCGGAGGCGGTCACCGTCACTCCGGCGTGCGGACTCGCGGGTGCCTCCCCGGACTACGCCCGGCGCGCGCTCGCCCACTGCGTCCGGGCGGCAAGATCTCTCGCGGACAACCCAGAGTAA
- a CDS encoding SDR family oxidoreductase yields the protein MATHVITGAGSGIGAAVARRLHERGDEVVLHARDAGRAKELAAALPGAKTLVGDLSDPGKLSWALSHQSLPDRVDSLLHIAGVVDLGPVGDLTPKTWLHQLSVNLVAPAELTRLLLPQLRVAQGQVIFVNSGSGLNAHAGWAAYGASKHGLKALADALRQEEHANGVRVTSVYPGRTASPMQAKVHQQEGKDYDPAKWIDPESVATTILMALDLPRDAEVNDLTVRPGR from the coding sequence ATGGCTACACATGTGATCACCGGAGCGGGCTCCGGCATCGGCGCGGCCGTCGCCCGCCGCCTGCACGAACGCGGTGACGAGGTCGTGCTCCACGCGCGCGACGCGGGCCGCGCGAAGGAACTCGCCGCCGCGCTTCCCGGTGCGAAGACGCTGGTCGGCGATCTGTCCGACCCCGGCAAGCTGTCCTGGGCCCTCTCCCACCAGAGCCTGCCCGACCGGGTGGACTCGCTGCTGCACATCGCCGGGGTCGTCGACCTCGGCCCGGTCGGCGACCTCACCCCGAAGACCTGGCTCCACCAGCTCAGCGTCAACCTCGTCGCCCCCGCCGAGCTGACCCGCCTGCTGCTGCCCCAGCTCCGGGTGGCCCAGGGCCAGGTGATCTTCGTCAACTCCGGCTCGGGCCTCAACGCCCACGCCGGCTGGGCCGCGTACGGCGCCTCCAAGCACGGCCTGAAGGCGCTTGCCGACGCCCTGCGCCAGGAGGAGCACGCCAACGGCGTCCGCGTCACCTCGGTCTACCCCGGCCGCACCGCCAGCCCCATGCAGGCCAAGGTCCACCAGCAGGAGGGCAAGGACTACGACCCGGCGAAGTGGATCGACCCCGAGTCCGTCGCCACGACCATCCTGATGGCCCTGGACCTCCCGAGGGACGCGGAGGTCAACGACCTGACGGTACGCCCGGGACGGTGA
- a CDS encoding LOG family protein → MNICVFLSAADLDEHYTRPAKEFAELLGKGGHTLVWGGSDVGLMKVVADGVQESGGKLLGVSVDFLAAKAREGADEMVIAKDLAERKRLLLEKADAVVIMVGGTGTLDEATEILELKKHGHTDKPVVLLNTAGFYDGLKEQFRRMEDEGFLPRPLTELVFFAEEPVGALAYLEESQGIE, encoded by the coding sequence ATGAACATCTGCGTCTTCCTCTCCGCCGCCGACCTCGACGAGCACTACACGCGCCCCGCCAAGGAGTTCGCCGAACTGCTCGGCAAGGGCGGGCACACCCTCGTCTGGGGCGGCTCCGACGTCGGTCTGATGAAGGTGGTCGCCGACGGCGTGCAGGAGTCCGGCGGAAAGCTGCTCGGGGTCTCGGTGGACTTCCTGGCCGCCAAGGCGCGCGAGGGCGCCGACGAGATGGTGATCGCGAAGGACCTGGCCGAGCGCAAGCGGCTGCTGCTGGAGAAGGCCGACGCCGTGGTCATCATGGTGGGCGGCACCGGCACGCTCGACGAGGCCACCGAGATCCTGGAGCTGAAGAAGCACGGGCACACCGACAAGCCGGTCGTCCTGCTGAACACCGCGGGCTTCTACGACGGCCTCAAGGAGCAGTTCCGCCGCATGGAGGACGAGGGCTTCCTGCCCCGCCCCCTCACCGAGCTGGTCTTCTTCGCCGAGGAGCCGGTGGGCGCGCTCGCCTACCTGGAGGAGAGCCAGGGCATCGAGTAG
- a CDS encoding DUF427 domain-containing protein, with amino-acid sequence MTKGPKGLGGHRITVEPSERHVRVVHGGQVLAESDGALVLHETGLPDRYYIPPQDVRLDLLTPSDTQTHCPFKGDASYWSLPGAADLVWAYPDPKPEVAEIKDHLCFYEVEVS; translated from the coding sequence GTGACCAAGGGACCCAAGGGACTCGGGGGACACCGCATCACCGTCGAACCGAGCGAGCGGCACGTGCGCGTGGTGCACGGCGGGCAGGTGCTGGCGGAGAGCGACGGGGCGCTGGTGCTCCACGAGACGGGCTTGCCTGACCGGTATTACATCCCGCCCCAGGACGTACGCCTCGACCTGCTGACGCCGTCCGACACGCAGACCCACTGCCCCTTCAAGGGCGACGCGTCCTACTGGTCGCTGCCCGGCGCGGCGGACCTGGTGTGGGCGTACCCGGACCCGAAGCCGGAGGTCGCGGAGATCAAGGACCACCTCTGTTTCTACGAAGTCGAGGTGTCCTGA
- a CDS encoding alpha/beta fold hydrolase, with protein sequence MEMTTVSRDGTRIAYERSGQGPAVVLVSGAMSTGATTAPLAAELSGRFDVTVYDRRGRGESGDTAPYAVEREIEDLAALIEALGGEASLYGMSSGGALVLRAAASGLPVRRVAVYEVPYAMDDAAVRAAAQYTGRLAEALGQGRRGDAVELFLRHTGLGEEMIRGARQSPMWAGMESVAPSLAYDDAVLGDGRVPRSEIAAITVPLLVLAGGASDAWWHEAARAIAEAAPDGRYGTVDRQTHMVEPGVLAPVLAEFLAG encoded by the coding sequence ATGGAGATGACGACTGTTTCGCGTGACGGCACCCGCATCGCCTACGAACGCTCCGGGCAGGGGCCGGCGGTCGTGCTCGTCAGCGGCGCGATGTCGACGGGGGCCACGACGGCGCCCCTGGCCGCCGAGCTGTCGGGCCGTTTCGACGTCACCGTGTACGACCGCCGGGGGCGCGGCGAGAGCGGCGACACCGCGCCCTACGCGGTGGAACGCGAGATCGAGGACCTGGCGGCGCTGATCGAGGCGCTGGGCGGCGAGGCGTCGTTGTACGGGATGTCGTCGGGCGGCGCGCTGGTGCTCCGGGCGGCGGCGAGCGGTCTGCCGGTGCGCCGGGTCGCCGTCTACGAGGTGCCGTACGCCATGGACGACGCCGCCGTACGGGCCGCGGCCCAGTACACCGGGCGGCTGGCCGAGGCGCTGGGGCAGGGCCGGCGCGGGGACGCGGTGGAGCTGTTCCTCCGCCACACGGGGCTGGGCGAGGAGATGATCCGGGGCGCCCGGCAGTCCCCCATGTGGGCCGGGATGGAGTCGGTGGCGCCGAGCCTCGCGTACGACGACGCCGTGCTGGGCGACGGCCGGGTGCCCCGCTCCGAGATCGCCGCGATCACCGTGCCGCTGCTGGTCCTCGCGGGCGGCGCGAGCGACGCGTGGTGGCACGAGGCGGCCCGGGCGATCGCGGAGGCGGCTCCCGACGGCAGGTACGGCACCGTGGACCGGCAGACCCACATGGTGGAGCCGGGCGTACTGGCGCCGGTGCTCGCGGAGTTCCTCGCGGGCTGA
- the mnmA gene encoding tRNA 2-thiouridine(34) synthase MnmA: protein MTETPQRTRPLRVLAAMSGGVDSAVAAARAAEAGHDVTGVHLALSANPQSFRTGARGCCTIEDSRDARRAADVIGIPFYVWDLADRFREDVVEDFVAEYEAGRTPNPCLRCNEKIKFAALLDKALALGFDAVCTGHYAQVILREDGVRELHRASDMAKDQSYVLGVLDDRQLAHAMFPLGDTVTTKDEIRAEAERRGLAVAKKPDSHDICFIADGNTQGFLADRLGKAEGDIVDEAGNRLGTHEGAYGYTIGQRKGLRIGTPAPDGKPRYVLDISPVNNTVTVGPAEALDVDALRAIKPRWCGAAPTGPGTYTAQLRAHGGETEVRAELVDGTLEVTFSEPVRGVAPGQAIVLYDGTRVVGSATIASTTRATAGAA, encoded by the coding sequence ATGACTGAGACCCCGCAGCGCACCCGCCCCCTCCGCGTCCTCGCCGCCATGTCGGGCGGAGTCGACTCCGCCGTCGCCGCCGCCCGCGCGGCCGAGGCGGGGCACGACGTGACCGGCGTCCACCTGGCCCTCTCCGCGAACCCGCAGTCCTTCCGCACGGGCGCCCGGGGCTGTTGCACCATCGAGGACTCACGGGACGCTCGCCGCGCCGCCGACGTCATCGGCATCCCGTTCTACGTGTGGGACCTCGCCGACCGCTTCCGGGAGGACGTGGTCGAGGACTTCGTCGCCGAGTACGAGGCCGGCCGCACCCCCAACCCGTGCCTGCGCTGCAACGAGAAGATCAAGTTCGCGGCCCTCCTGGACAAGGCCCTCGCGCTCGGCTTCGACGCCGTCTGCACCGGCCACTACGCCCAGGTGATCCTGCGCGAGGACGGCGTCCGCGAGCTGCACCGCGCCTCCGACATGGCCAAGGACCAGAGCTACGTCCTCGGGGTGCTCGACGACCGGCAGCTCGCCCACGCCATGTTCCCGCTCGGCGACACGGTCACCACCAAGGACGAGATCCGCGCGGAGGCCGAGCGCCGGGGCCTCGCGGTCGCCAAGAAGCCCGACTCGCACGACATCTGCTTCATCGCCGACGGCAACACCCAGGGCTTCCTCGCCGACCGGCTCGGCAAGGCGGAGGGCGACATCGTCGACGAGGCGGGCAACCGGCTCGGCACCCACGAGGGCGCCTACGGCTACACCATCGGCCAGCGCAAGGGCCTCCGCATCGGCACCCCGGCCCCCGACGGCAAGCCGCGCTACGTCCTGGACATCTCCCCGGTGAACAACACCGTGACGGTCGGCCCGGCCGAGGCCCTCGACGTCGACGCCCTCCGCGCGATCAAGCCCCGCTGGTGCGGCGCCGCCCCCACCGGCCCCGGCACCTACACCGCCCAGCTCCGCGCCCACGGCGGCGAGACCGAGGTCCGCGCCGAACTCGTCGACGGCACCCTGGAGGTGACCTTCAGCGAGCCGGTCCGGGGCGTCGCCCCCGGCCAGGCGATCGTGCTGTACGACGGCACGCGTGTGGTGGGCTCGGCGACCATCGCGTCGACGACGCGCGCGACGGCCGGAGCCGCCTGA
- a CDS encoding N-acetylmuramoyl-L-alanine amidase, whose product MGAKQGSTSGSTPGGPAGGGSADGDRRIGRRALIVGGAAAAVGTGVLARDELSRLWWRIPGVERPREDGVVDYAGARWVAASDANWRRADRPDDFGIDMVIVHVTQGSFDSAVRAFQDPGHKAAAHYIVGQDGRVTQMIRELDVAYHAGNRDYNERSVGIEHAGFVDRPQDFTDAMYAASARLTAGICARYGIPVDRKHILGHVEVPGTDHTDPGPHWDWDRYLELVRRAATSGPSKPPTKA is encoded by the coding sequence ATGGGGGCGAAGCAGGGATCCACGAGCGGGTCCACACCGGGCGGGCCGGCCGGCGGCGGGTCCGCGGACGGCGACCGCCGTATCGGCCGCCGCGCGCTGATCGTCGGCGGGGCGGCGGCGGCCGTGGGCACCGGTGTGCTGGCCCGCGACGAGCTGTCCCGGCTGTGGTGGCGGATACCGGGCGTCGAGCGGCCCCGCGAGGACGGCGTGGTCGACTACGCGGGCGCGCGCTGGGTGGCGGCGTCGGACGCGAACTGGCGGCGGGCGGACCGGCCGGACGACTTCGGCATCGACATGGTGATCGTCCATGTCACACAGGGCAGCTTCGACAGCGCGGTGCGGGCCTTCCAGGACCCGGGGCACAAGGCGGCCGCGCACTACATCGTCGGGCAGGACGGGCGCGTCACCCAGATGATCCGCGAGCTGGACGTGGCCTACCACGCGGGCAACCGCGACTACAACGAACGCAGTGTCGGCATCGAGCACGCGGGCTTCGTGGACCGCCCGCAGGACTTCACCGACGCGATGTACGCCGCCTCGGCGCGGCTGACGGCGGGGATCTGCGCGCGGTACGGCATACCCGTGGACCGCAAGCACATCCTGGGCCACGTGGAGGTGCCGGGCACCGACCACACCGACCCGGGGCCGCACTGGGACTGGGACCGGTATCTGGAGCTGGTGCGGCGGGCGGCCACGAGCGGTCCGTCGAAGCCGCCGACCAAGGCCTGA